CGTAGGCTTCATCCACCAGCTCTGCCGCATATATACGTCGACCAGCCATGATGCTGCGTATCGAGCTGGCCAGCTCCTCGCTGGGACTGTCCTTGAGCAAATAACCATTGGCTCCCGCTTTCAGCGCCCGCTCAAAATAGCCTGGACGGGCAAACGTCGTGAGGATCATTACTTTACAGCCACAGCCTTTTAATTCTTCTGCAGCATCCAGCCCGCTTTTGACCGGCATCTCGATATCCATGATGCAAATGTCCGGCTGATGGAGATGAACGAGCTTCACCGCATCTTCCCCGTTGCTCGCCCGACCGACGACCTTCATATCCTCTTCCAAATCGAGCAGGGACGCCAGAGCACCCAGCAGCATCCGCTGGTCCTCGGCAATGACAATTCGAATCATACCCCCGCCTCCTTTTCCGGTTGTTTGAAGACGTTTGGTACCTTGATCACGACCGTTGTTCCGCTTTCTGCTGATTCGATA
This is a stretch of genomic DNA from Brevibacillus choshinensis. It encodes these proteins:
- a CDS encoding response regulator transcription factor, which gives rise to MIRIVIAEDQRMLLGALASLLDLEEDMKVVGRASNGEDAVKLVHLHQPDICIMDIEMPVKSGLDAAEELKGCGCKVMILTTFARPGYFERALKAGANGYLLKDSPSEELASSIRSIMAGRRIYAAELVDEAYGQENPLTEREKEVLELIADGKNTKEIASQLFLTTGTVRNYISVILDKLGVSNRIEAITHFKEKGWFK